One genomic region from Cardiocondyla obscurior isolate alpha-2009 linkage group LG01, Cobs3.1, whole genome shotgun sequence encodes:
- the LOC139101325 gene encoding facilitated trehalose transporter Tret1-like — translation MDHKAEKKNIKKIYWPQWVAGIGVNLLQLQMGLISVWSSPYIAYLTSPESHIPITMDEASWVVSLLNLGRLIGAVSGAVAVTYLGTKTTIFLTTLPITLCWIFIMTANRVEWLYVARFLAGISLGKMYSCISLYLGEIADPAIRGALVVLAMSGLSIGNLMMSIMGAYLKMEESATVCFILCFVLISIFIWLPESPYHFIETNEEAKARASIVWYHRDCDAETELQSLKLFLKNNQSLPFTEVLKEFKIPYIWKGQLLVSLLFMYLQMCGLNNVLFYMETILRNAKVTVIEPSLIVIIVTATGILGSMLSMVLIDRFGRRILMIASSTAVTIALICLGTQYQLLGAGYDPHSLQALPICAVLLFQISIYIGIISIPNTVLGEIFPPHVKCVASCFASIVGAISSFISTSTYQPLINLLTEKYVFYLYAMLLITAVPCTYFCMLETKGKSLQQIQEELGKKPEQKS, via the exons ATGGATCACaaggcagaaaagaaaaatattaaaaagatatattggCCTCAATGGGTCGCTGGTATCGGAG TAAACCTTCTGCAGCTGCAAATGGGATTGATATCGGTTTGGAGTTCGCCATACATCGCATATCTGACTTCGCCCGAATCTCATATACCCATAACAATGGACGAGGCTTCCTGGGTGGTTTCCCTACTGAATCTCGGCAGGTTAATTGGCGCCGTTTCTGGTGCTGTTGCCGTTACCTATCTCGGCACCAAAACCACTATTTTTCTGACGACTTTGCCGATAACTTTGTGCTGGATCTTTATAATGACGGCTAATCGAGTGGAATGGCTGTACGTGGCCAGGTTCTTGGCAGGCATAAGTTTGGGAAAGATGTATAGCTGTATCTCACTTTACCTAGGCGAAATCGCGGACCCTGCCATTCGCGGAGCTCTGGTCGTCTTAG cTATGAGCGGGCTATCGATAGGCAATCTAATGATGAGTATCATGGGcgcatatttaaaaatggaaGAGAGCGCTACCGTATGCTTCATACTCTGCTTCGTGTTAATAAGCATCTTTATTTGGTTACCGGAATCGCCGTATCATTTCATCGAGACGAACGAGGAGGCTAAAGCGCGAGCTTCGATTGTCTGGTATCACCGCGACTGCGATGCGGAAACGGAATTACAATCGCTAAAACtctttctaaaaaataatcaaagtcTACCTTTCACGGAAGTTTTAAAAGAATTCAAAATCCCGTATATTTGGAAGGGGCAGCTGCTCGTTTCCCTGCTCTTCATGTACCTTCAAATGTGCGGCCTGAACAACGTGCTGTTTTACATGGAGACTATTTTGCGTAACGCTAAAGTAACCGTCATAGAGCCGTCGCTGATCGTGATTATCGTTACCGCAACGGGGATCCTCGGCTCTATGCTCTCCATGGTCCTGATCGATAGGTTCGGCCGGCGAATTCTAATGATCGCGTCCAGCACGGCCGTCACGATCGCGCTAATCTGCCTGGGTACACAGTATCAGCTTCTCGGCGCAGGTTACGACCCCCATAGCCTGCAAGCCCTGCCTATTTGCGCGGTGTTGCTCTTCCAGATATCTATATACATCGGCATCATCTCGATACCTAACACCGTACTAGGTGAGATCTTTCCGCCGCACGTCAAATGCGTAGCCAGCTGTTTCGCGAGCATCGTCGGGGCGATATCATCATTCATCTCCACGTCGACGTATCAGCCTTTGATCAATTTACTAACGGAAAAGTACGTCTTCTACTTGTACGCTATGCTACTAATAACCGCCGTGCCTTGCACTTACTTCTGCATGCTCGAGACTAAAGGTAAGTCGCTGCAGCAGATTCAAGAAGAGCTCGGCAAAAAGCCCGAGCAAAAAAGTTGA